In Argiope bruennichi chromosome 4, qqArgBrue1.1, whole genome shotgun sequence, a single window of DNA contains:
- the LOC129966204 gene encoding uncharacterized protein LOC129966204, whose amino-acid sequence MIQKESFTEESVRGLKTLNVFIDEESILRIKTKLTQKDDLRNFRYLFLLSEKHRLIELLVREAHMENFHAGVQILLSKLRENFWIINGRRTLRLEINKCLKCKRYNSRNIQTQPISLPQDKVEKSATFERSGVDLAGPLTLKGGEKCWIVLFTCAVY is encoded by the coding sequence ATGATTCAAAAAGAGTCTTTCACCGAAGAATCAGTTAGAGGTTTGAAGACCCTCAATGTCTTTATAGATGAGGAGAgtattttaaggattaaaacaaaattaactcaGAAGGACGACTTGCGAAATTTTAGATACCTCTTTCTTCTTTCTGAAAAACATAGGTTAATAGAGCTTCTTGTCAGAGAGGCTCATATGGAAAACTTTCATGCTGGAGTGCAAATTCTGTTATcaaaattgcgagaaaatttctgGATTATAAATGGAAGAAGAACCCTTCGTTTAGAAATTAACAAATGCTTAAAATGCAAGAGATACAATTCCAGGAATATACAGACCCAACCTATCAGTTTACCTCAGGACAAAGTAGAAAAATCAGCTACGTTTGAAAGAAGTGGCGTAGATTTAGCTGGACCACTTACGCTTAAGGGAGGTGAAAAATGTTGGATAGTTCTTTTCACGTGTGCAGTGTATTGA